From one Flavobacterium kingsejongi genomic stretch:
- a CDS encoding DUF3828 domain-containing protein, whose product MQKIWSALVILSIVACTNKVEPQTTTTTEAPKELSTDPEKEAIAMLESFYTKYLNQCLELPESAEDQRTALLQKYCTPELYKKIAAAQLDSDPFLNAQDCNPEWLKTFKIKKTADKDSYTMCYTATEEPEPNCVNLVVIATPDGFKISDLELNIL is encoded by the coding sequence ATGCAAAAAATATGGAGTGCCCTCGTAATACTATCTATCGTAGCCTGTACTAATAAAGTTGAACCCCAAACTACTACTACTACCGAAGCTCCCAAAGAGCTTTCTACCGATCCTGAAAAAGAAGCTATCGCTATGTTAGAATCTTTTTATACCAAATATTTAAATCAATGCCTCGAATTGCCGGAATCCGCAGAAGACCAAAGAACTGCACTCTTACAAAAATACTGCACACCGGAACTGTACAAAAAAATAGCCGCTGCACAGTTGGATTCCGATCCGTTTCTAAATGCGCAGGACTGTAATCCGGAATGGCTCAAAACATTTAAGATCAAAAAGACAGCTGATAAAGACAGTTATACAATGTGTTATACCGCTACTGAAGAACCTGAACCCAACTGTGTCAATCTTGTAGTGATTGCGACCCCGGATGGCTTTAAAATAAGCGATCTGGAGTTGAATATTTTGTAG